One Vidua chalybeata isolate OUT-0048 chromosome 22, bVidCha1 merged haplotype, whole genome shotgun sequence genomic region harbors:
- the LOC128799051 gene encoding basic phospholipase A2 caudoxin-like, translating to MKLLSLLLFLLGLALASCNLAQFAVMIKQKTGKSPLAYNGYGCYCGWGGSKQPLDATDRCCHAHDCCYKKLVASGCSPKTATYKYVFRGNQITCGNGNSCQKRTCACDKKAVECFQRAASSYRKSYNNYPKSKCKGRTPSC from the exons ATGAAACTCCTCTCGCTGCTCCTCTTCT TGCTAGGACTGGCCCTTGCCAGCTGCAACTTGGCCCAGTTTGCAGTGATGATTAAGCAGAAGACCGGGAAATCGCCGCTAGCTTACAACGGATACGGCTGCTACTGCGGCTGGGGGGGGTCCAAACAGCCCCTGGATGCCACCGACAG GTGCTGCCACGCCCATGACTGCTGCTACAAGAAATTGGTCGCCTCCGGCTGCAGCCCCAAAACGGCCACGTACAAATACGTCTTCCGAGGAAACCAAATAACCTGCG GAAACGGGAACTCATGCCAAAAACGGACCTGTGCGTGCGACAAGAAGGCAGTGGAGTGCTTCCAGAGGGCAGCCAGCTCCTACCGCAAATCCTACAACAACTACCCCAAATCCAAGTGCAAGGGCCGAACACCCTCCTGCTGA